From a region of the Balaenoptera acutorostrata chromosome 14, mBalAcu1.1, whole genome shotgun sequence genome:
- the FUT9 gene encoding 4-galactosyl-N-acetylglucosaminide 3-alpha-L-fucosyltransferase 9, translated as MTSASKGILRPFLIVCIILGCFMACLLIYIKPTNSWIFNPMESASSVLKMKNFFSTKTDYFNETTILIWVWPFGQTFDLTSCQAMFNIQGCHLTTDRSLYNKSHAVLIHHRDISWDLTNLPQQARPPFQKWIWMNLESPTHTPQKSGIEHLFNLTLTYRRDSDIQVPYGFLTVSTNPFVFEVPSKEKLVCWVVSNWNPEHARVKYYNELSKSIEIHTYGQAFGEYVNDKNLIPTISTCKFYLSFENSIHKDYITEKLYNAFLAGSVPVVLGPSRENYENYIPADSFIHVEDYNSPSELAKYLKEVDKNNKLYLSYFNWRKDFTVNLPRFWESHACLACDHVKRHQEYKSVGNLEKWFWN; from the coding sequence ATGACCTCGGCATCCAAAGGAATTCTCCGCCCATTTTTAATCGTCTGCATTATCCTGGGCTGCTTCATGGCATGTCTGCTCATTTACATCAAGCCCACCAACAGCTGGATCTTCAATCCGATGGAGTCAGCCAGCTCTgtgctgaaaatgaaaaatttcttctCCACCAAAACTGATTATTTTAACGAAACTACGATTCTGATTTGGGTGTGGCCATTCGGGCAGACCTTTGACCTTACATCTTGCCAAGCAATGTTCAACATCCAAGGATGCCATCTCACGACGGACCGGTCCCTGTACAACAAATCACACGCGGTTCTGATCCATCACCGAGACATCAGTTGGGATCTGACTAATTTACCTCAGCAGGCGAGGCCACCCTTCCAGAAATGGATTTGGATGAATTTGGAATCACCAACTCACACACCCCAGAAGAGCGGCATTGAGCACCTGTTCAACCTGACTCTGACTTATCGCCGCGACTCAGATATCCAAGTGCCTTATGGCTTCTTGACGGTGAGCACGAACCCCTTCGTGTTTGAAGTGCCAAGCAAAGAGAAGTTAGTGTGCTGGGTTGTAAGTAACTGGAACCCTGAGCATGCCAGGGTCAAGTATTACAATGAGCTAAGCAAAAGCATTGAAATCCATACCTATGGGCAAGCATTTGGAGAGTATGTGAATGATAAAAATTTGATTCCTACCATATCTACTTGCaaattttatctttcctttgaAAACTCAATCCACAAAGATTACATCACAGAAAAGCTCTACAATGCTTTTCTGGCTGGCTCTGTGCCTGTTGTTTTGGGGCCATCTAGGGAAAACTATGAGAATTATATTCCagcagattcattcattcatgtggaAGATTATAACTCTCCCAGTGAGCTAGCAAAGTATCTGAAGGAAGtagataaaaacaataaattataCCTTAGTTACTTTAACTGGAGGAAAGATTTCACAGTAAATCTTCCACGATTTTGGGAATCACATGCATGCTTGGCTTGTGACCATGTGAAAAGACATCAAGAATATAAATCCGTTGGTAATTTAGAGAAATGGTTTTGGAATTAA